The Kluyvera intermedia genome includes the window CCTCAACGCTCTGCGGAAATCCCTCTTCTTGTTGGACGTCAGCATCATACAGCGGGATATCGCCAATGGACGGGAGCGGGGAAATACTCATACCCGTCGGAGCGATCTTTGGCAGGGTACGTGCGACCATACCGTTAAACGAACCTTTACGCAGGCTTCCCAGTAACGTAACAACCTTCAACGTTTCAGACATGATTACTCCTTTGTATCATGAGGCTGTATTCCAGCCGAATCAGTTGAGTATAAGCGCTTTCTCTGCCGGTAGGCTGGTGAATCTCATCACGCGCGCTGAGGGTTCATGGGCGCGTGTTAACGCATCAGGCAGGCTACGCCAGCCGTATTTACCGTCGAATTCCCATACCTTGAGCTTATCAATTGAGGGGGATGCGGCCAGCGACCACACCAGAACATCCTCGGCATCACAGATGACTTCAAGCTGGTCGGTATTCGCGGAACGCAGGCGGCCGGAGCCGGGGAGGAGCTGGAGAGTCCTGGGGGAGTCAAGATGGACATCACCGCTCATTTTGAGCACGCTCTGTCGCAGTGCAACCAGCTGAACGCGGGCTTCATGCGGATCGCTTTGGTTATTAATCCACAATTGCTCATTGCTGGTGAATCGATAGTTTTCCATCATTGACGCCTGTGGCGTGTTGCGCAGTGCGCGCAGCAACTCCATATCCAGACCGCATTGACCTTCGGTCGTTAGCGCTACGCCAACAATATTGCCCGCATAGGCGATGGAAAAATCAGGCAGATGACTGTCTTTAAAAAACGGTTTGCCTTCTAATCTAGTGACTATTTCAGGAAGTTCGCTGATGCCATAAAGCATAAACAACAGTTCGGCCAGTAGCGCGCGCGACGCCAGATAGCGTGTGCGGCGATAAGCCGGCAGCTGGCGTGCGATATTGTGACTGGTGGACGATAGCCTGACAGACAGTAGATGCCCGTCCTTAAGGATCCCTCTTGCAAAGTGCGTCGCCATTTTTCGCTCCGTGATTAATGGACTGTGGATATTGGAAGAGTAACATTTACGCTAGTTATGATCAGGTTTTACCGCCTAAAAATGCGATTGAAAAGGGGAATTACGAGACTTTTACACTTCACCCCTAACCGAAATGTATTGTTTTTACAAATAATATGTCAGGAAACAGAGAGGTATAAGGATTTCAGCGTTTCACGCAGCCAGACTATTTTAGGGTTGTGGCTGTTTCGTTTATGCCAAAGGAGGGTAAATGGCACCAGCAATTTGTCCAATTGCTGAGCGTCAAACGGCAGAGGCCGCGCCACCAAAGGTAGCTGGTGGAGTTGGTTATAGTAACGACAATAACGTGGTGCCGTTGCCAGCATGGTGTGTTCTGGCTGGGCGGCCATAAACAATGACTGTTCAAAACCCGGCAGGCTTAGCGCAATAGTCCTCTCTCGCCCCATCTCCCCAAGCACATCGTCTAATGCCCAGGTGTCGCTTTGCTCCCAACTGATGCTGATGTGTGGGTAACGCAAAAACGTATCCAGATTCCACTCTTCTTGTAATGCGGGATGATCCTCGCGCAGCCAGACGCAGGGAAGATCGGAGAACAACACTTCGTAATCTATCGACAGCGGCAATAGACTCAGCAGCTCGCGCGATCGCGGGTGGCTTTCGCGGCCGGTAAAACCGATATCGACTTCACCACGAATAATGGCATCGAGTGAATCGTAGTCCCAGTTGCGCACTTTGATCGTCGCCTGCGGATAGCGCTGGTAAATCTGCTGCGATAGTGCGTTGAACATAATCATCACCAGCGGCGTCTCGGCCACCAGGTCGAACTTCAGCCCTCGCGGGGTCTCATGGTGAGGCTTATCCAGTAGCTGATTCCCTATCTGCATCCATTCCGCCAGGCTTTGTTCCATGCTCACCATCTGCGGCGTTGGCGTGAGCCCTAGCGGCGTATTCACAAACAGCGGATCGTCAAACCAGGCGCGAAGCTTCGACAACGATTTACTGACCGCCGATGGCGTCACGTTCATCCGTTTAGCGGTTTTCGTCACGCTGCGCTCCTGCATCAGAAGTTGCAGGCAGAGCAGTAAATTAAGATCGAGACTGATGAGGGACTTCTTCATGAGCTGGCGCGGACCGGTTAGGAGCAACAATGATAATCAGTAGGATGCTCACTATGCTACAGCCAATCAGAATCCCGATCAGCATATTCAGCGCGTCAAGACCCAGGACCGCTGCCAGCCAAATCCACAGTGACGACCCGCAAACCTGTGCGATGCCCAACGCCGAGCTGGCGACACCTGCGCGCAGCGAAAATGGCCCCAGCGCCTGACTCATTGCAACCCCAAAGCCCACCGAGAAACCGGCACAAATTAACGTCAGCCCAAACAGGGTGATGGTGTTTGTATTTGAGAGGATTAACACTACGCCAGCAGCCAGGAATAAAACCTGTGAGGCCAACATGAGCGTGCGGGGTTTAAACACACTCAATGCGAACGGTGTGGAGAAAGAGACGGCCATACTGACGCCCGCCGTCATCGCCATAGTGGTGGCGTATCCGCCACGATCAAAGCCCATCACTTCCATCAACAACACCGGCGAGGTATTCACGAAGGTGAGGATCACCGATACGCTCAGCGTGGTAATCGCCAGACGGCTTAGGAAAAATCGGTTCACCAGCGATTCTGTTGCTGGGTGCTTTCCGCTCGATGTTGAGAGTGCTGCTGGACGCGATTCCCGCAAGATAAAGACGGATAACAGGCAAACAAGCACACCCATGCCGATCATCGTATAGAACAGGCTTTGCCATGGGTATTTGAGCATAATCAGATGCCCCATTACCGGTGCCAGTACTGGGACAATACAGGTAATACCGTTTAATAAAGACAGCACCTTTGCTCGGCGGCGATCGTCCAACGTATCGCGCAATATGGCGAATGCGACCACATAACAGCAGCCAGCGCCAACCCCTTGAATAAAACGGCCGACCAGGAATGGTGTACCGCTTTGGGCCTGTGAACAAATGACGGAGGCGAGGATATAAATGATGGCTCCGACAATCGCGACCGGTTTGCGCCCCGACTGGTCGGCAATTCGCCCAGCGAACAGCATGGCGGTTGCCATCCCGGCTAGATAGACAGAAAACGCGATATGCAATTGCGCTTCGCTGGCCTGTAAATCAGCAGCAATACGAGGTAATCCCACCAAATACATATCGATACCGGCGGGGTACAGGAGAACCAGGGCAAAACTGCAGATTAAAAAACGTGTCATAGCGACCTCATGAGGAATGTGGCGCTAAGCATACGGGGAGAGAGTCGGTTGCACGAGTTGCCATTTGGACAACTGGGATTTCCTGTGAGGAAAAATAGTGTCGCCCGGTGGCGCTACGCATACCGGGCCTACAGATTGTGTTGGCCGGATAAGGCGTAGCTGCCATCCGGCTGCGTTATTTACCGATACAGAAGCTGGAGAAAATCCGTCCCAGCAGATCGTCGGAGGTGAATTCGCCAGTAATCTCGCTTAAGCACTGCTGAGACAGCCTCAGCTCCTCTGCCAGCAGTTCACCCGCCCATGCACCCAGAAGCTGCGCTTTACCCTGTTGCAGGTGTTCTGCTGCGTCTGACAGCGCCTGGAGGTGACGACGGCGTGCCAGGAAGCCACCTTCCATGTTGGTTTCAAAGCCCATGCTCTGCTTAAGATGGTTGCGCAGTACCTCTACACCTTCACCGGTGCGAGCCGAAAGGCGTACAAGTGAGTGGCCATTCACTTCGCTGAATTCCAGCGTTTCGCCAGTGATATCCGCTTTATTACGCACCACGGTAATCGGTAATTTTGCCGGTAAACGCTCGATAAAGTCGGGCCAGATATCTGCGGGGTCAACGGCGTCCGTCGTCGTGCCATCGACCATAAACAGCACACGGTCGGCCTGTTCAATTTCCTGCCAGGCGCGCTCAATACCGATACGCTCAACTTCATCGTTAGCATCGCGCAGACCGGCGGTATCAATGATGTGCAGCGGCATGCCGTCGATGTGGATATGCTCGCGCAGCACGTCGCGGGTGGTGCCGGCGATATCGGTGACGATAGCCGCTTCACGGCCTGCCAGCGCGTTCAGCAGGCTCGATTTACCGGCGTTGGGGCGACCGGCAATCACCACTTTCATCCCTTCGCGCAGCAGGCTGCCCTGGCGCGCTTCAGCGCGTACGGCGTCGAGATCGGCAATCACTTCGTTAAGCTGGGCTTCGATTTTGCCGTCGGAGAGGAAGTCGATCTCCTCGTCCGGGAAGTCGATGGCTGCTTCCACGTAGATTCGCAGGTGAGTGAGTGCTTCCACAAGATGGTTGACGCGGCTGGAGAAAGCCCCTTGCAGCGAGTTCAATGCGGAACGCGCGGCCTGTTCAGAGCTGGCATCGATCAGATCGGCAATCGCTTCGGCTTGGGCTAAATCGAGTTTATCGTTC containing:
- a CDS encoding MFS transporter; translation: MTRFLICSFALVLLYPAGIDMYLVGLPRIAADLQASEAQLHIAFSVYLAGMATAMLFAGRIADQSGRKPVAIVGAIIYILASVICSQAQSGTPFLVGRFIQGVGAGCCYVVAFAILRDTLDDRRRAKVLSLLNGITCIVPVLAPVMGHLIMLKYPWQSLFYTMIGMGVLVCLLSVFILRESRPAALSTSSGKHPATESLVNRFFLSRLAITTLSVSVILTFVNTSPVLLMEVMGFDRGGYATTMAMTAGVSMAVSFSTPFALSVFKPRTLMLASQVLFLAAGVVLILSNTNTITLFGLTLICAGFSVGFGVAMSQALGPFSLRAGVASSALGIAQVCGSSLWIWLAAVLGLDALNMLIGILIGCSIVSILLIIIVAPNRSAPAHEEVPHQSRS
- a CDS encoding 4'-phosphopantetheinyl transferase family protein, whose protein sequence is MATHFARGILKDGHLLSVRLSSTSHNIARQLPAYRRTRYLASRALLAELLFMLYGISELPEIVTRLEGKPFFKDSHLPDFSIAYAGNIVGVALTTEGQCGLDMELLRALRNTPQASMMENYRFTSNEQLWINNQSDPHEARVQLVALRQSVLKMSGDVHLDSPRTLQLLPGSGRLRSANTDQLEVICDAEDVLVWSLAASPSIDKLKVWEFDGKYGWRSLPDALTRAHEPSARVMRFTSLPAEKALILN
- the mnmE gene encoding tRNA uridine-5-carboxymethylaminomethyl(34) synthesis GTPase MnmE, producing MSHNDTIVAQATPPGRGGVGILRISGLKARDVAQAVLGKLPKPRYADYLPFKDQDGSALDQGIALWFPGPNSFTGEDVLELQGHGGPVILDLLLKRILTLPGVRIANPGEFSERAFLNDKLDLAQAEAIADLIDASSEQAARSALNSLQGAFSSRVNHLVEALTHLRIYVEAAIDFPDEEIDFLSDGKIEAQLNEVIADLDAVRAEARQGSLLREGMKVVIAGRPNAGKSSLLNALAGREAAIVTDIAGTTRDVLREHIHIDGMPLHIIDTAGLRDANDEVERIGIERAWQEIEQADRVLFMVDGTTTDAVDPADIWPDFIERLPAKLPITVVRNKADITGETLEFSEVNGHSLVRLSARTGEGVEVLRNHLKQSMGFETNMEGGFLARRRHLQALSDAAEHLQQGKAQLLGAWAGELLAEELRLSQQCLSEITGEFTSDDLLGRIFSSFCIGK
- the yidZ gene encoding HTH-type transcriptional regulator YidZ; amino-acid sequence: MKKSLISLDLNLLLCLQLLMQERSVTKTAKRMNVTPSAVSKSLSKLRAWFDDPLFVNTPLGLTPTPQMVSMEQSLAEWMQIGNQLLDKPHHETPRGLKFDLVAETPLVMIMFNALSQQIYQRYPQATIKVRNWDYDSLDAIIRGEVDIGFTGRESHPRSRELLSLLPLSIDYEVLFSDLPCVWLREDHPALQEEWNLDTFLRYPHISISWEQSDTWALDDVLGEMGRERTIALSLPGFEQSLFMAAQPEHTMLATAPRYCRYYNQLHQLPLVARPLPFDAQQLDKLLVPFTLLWHKRNSHNPKIVWLRETLKSLYLSVS